The Mytilus galloprovincialis chromosome 4, xbMytGall1.hap1.1, whole genome shotgun sequence genome contains a region encoding:
- the LOC143072190 gene encoding plasminogen-like isoform X2, with translation MNDESNYCRNPDGEQAPWCYTTDSETRYEMCDIQFCRDLVCRSSPCENKGICAEVAGGFKCKCPDGYTGDTCSTRDKNKEDCKRSTNGFEYKGMINTTINHRTCQRWDSDTPHGHSFNNLNAENYCRNPDNEPKPWCYTTDLDKRWEICDIPFCTTPAQECVSSLYGEDYFGTVRQTKNGIPCQKWSDLTPHSHSYDSKLKDQDDYCRNPAAPGDKFPWCYTIDPDIRSDICDIPRC, from the exons ATGAATGATGAGAGCAATTATTGTAGGAACCCGGACGGAGAACAAGCTCCATGGTGTTATACAACTGATAGTGAGACACGATATGAAATGTGCGATATTCAATTTTGTC GGGACTTAGTCTGCAGATCTAGCCCATGTGAAAATAAGGGAATCTGTGCGGAGGTAGCTGGAGGATTTAAATGTAAATGTCCCGATGGGTATACAGGGGATACCTGCAGCACTAGAG acaaaaataAGGAGGATTGCAAGAGGTCAACCAATGGTTTTGAGTATAAAGGAATGATTAACACCACCATCAACCACAGGACATGTCAGAGGTGGGATTCAGATACTCCTCATGGTCACagctttaataatttaaatgcagAGAACTATTGTCGGAATCCAGACAATGAACCTAAACCGTGGTGTTATACTACTGACCTTGATAAACGATGGGAAATTTGTGATATTCCATTTTGTA CAACTCCAGCACAAGAATGTGTGAGTTCTCTTTATGGAGAAGACTACTTTGGAACTGTCCGCCAGACAAAGAATGGAATTCCTTGTCAGAAATGGAGTGACCTGACCCCGCATTCACATTCATACGATTCGAAACTAAAGGACCAGGATGACTATTGTAGGAACCCCGCAGCACCTGGTGACAAGTTTCCATGGTGTTACACTATTGACCCCGATATCAGATCGGATATTTGCGATATACCTAGATGTTAA
- the LOC143072190 gene encoding plasminogen-like isoform X1, with protein MLVCLGQLLLLLVDIVMASEDQFNSGIFRINPDKIDTKLDGYNIRTFEKISPRMCFDKCLRRPKCHSYNYNRHILRCELNFRPERVSVDDFHNEVGFVYVKVDHYRGDPMYDTCLGNPCKSGEICENKKDAGGVVCVKDQEGDLVCRSSPCENKGICAEVAGGFKCKCPDGYTGDTCSTRDKNKEDCKRSTNGFEYKGMINTTINHRTCQRWDSDTPHGHSFNNLNAENYCRNPDNEPKPWCYTTDLDKRWEICDIPFCTTPAQECVSSLYGEDYFGTVRQTKNGIPCQKWSDLTPHSHSYDSKLKDQDDYCRNPAAPGDKFPWCYTIDPDIRSDICDIPRC; from the exons ATGTTAGTTTGCCTTGGACAATTGTTACTACTATTGGTTGACATTGTAATGGCGTCTGAGGATCAATTCAATTCTGGAATTTTTCGTATAAACCCAGACAAGATTGATACAAAGCTCGATGGATACAACATTCGTACATTTGAGAAAATATCCCCTAGGATGTGTTTCGACAAATGTCTCCGTAGACCCAAATGTCATTCTTACAACTATAACAGACACATATTGCGTTGCGAATTGAACTTCCGACCTGAACGTGTCTCTGTCGATGACTTCCACAACGAGGTCGGATTTGTTTATGTTAAAGTTGATCATTACAGAGGA GATCCTATGTATGATACATGCCTGGGAAATCCCTGTAAATCTGGAGAAATTTGTGAGAACAAAAAGGATGCCGGAGGTGTGGTTTGCGTCAAGGATCAAGAAG GGGACTTAGTCTGCAGATCTAGCCCATGTGAAAATAAGGGAATCTGTGCGGAGGTAGCTGGAGGATTTAAATGTAAATGTCCCGATGGGTATACAGGGGATACCTGCAGCACTAGAG acaaaaataAGGAGGATTGCAAGAGGTCAACCAATGGTTTTGAGTATAAAGGAATGATTAACACCACCATCAACCACAGGACATGTCAGAGGTGGGATTCAGATACTCCTCATGGTCACagctttaataatttaaatgcagAGAACTATTGTCGGAATCCAGACAATGAACCTAAACCGTGGTGTTATACTACTGACCTTGATAAACGATGGGAAATTTGTGATATTCCATTTTGTA CAACTCCAGCACAAGAATGTGTGAGTTCTCTTTATGGAGAAGACTACTTTGGAACTGTCCGCCAGACAAAGAATGGAATTCCTTGTCAGAAATGGAGTGACCTGACCCCGCATTCACATTCATACGATTCGAAACTAAAGGACCAGGATGACTATTGTAGGAACCCCGCAGCACCTGGTGACAAGTTTCCATGGTGTTACACTATTGACCCCGATATCAGATCGGATATTTGCGATATACCTAGATGTTAA